The following coding sequences are from one bacterium window:
- a CDS encoding T9SS type A sorting domain-containing protein, which produces MTFRYLSLLTTFFIFATICWSSIRRVPDDYPTISSAISNCDRGDTIILGLGTYTEPITLSSSITIASLYLLSHDSTAIHQTNWQASNNRVITAQNCTLRVAGLKFTPIIPSYNSGVMIATNSYVAFDNCRIENVFDSIQGVPRGLIYTSDVDSKLSIDKTVFQHDNIGNVHSIYARGKLTVTRSSFFNREQSRDADFAIFARDSLFIENCLFDHRGPGLSIGNNFVVSNSVFRRLGCYAIEPASARMTYGLFTNCQFDSLIADDSYQIISLSANQALVEFRDCEFNGTNENTGGFAMFRCASPVFFKRCKIQSISGVSVLIRGNNVHVDSCIFSNNLSPLFSKNSAEANVLSITNTDYYNNSTFDTTPMGSSRIDTANAINCYWGHASGPHHVLNPDGAGMNLNNYVNPFPFRTTPVFPENGIGEPGNVTYSLPNSIELLPAYPNPFNSSVTIRFRLPQPGDATVAIYDLTGREVATLYRGNLPVATPQRILWQPQQLASGTFFVQLQSGSEVSVKRINYLR; this is translated from the coding sequence ATGACGTTCCGTTATTTATCATTGTTAACGACATTTTTTATTTTCGCCACTATCTGCTGGTCGTCGATTAGAAGAGTGCCGGATGATTATCCAACAATTTCTTCAGCGATTTCTAACTGCGATCGTGGTGATACGATTATTCTCGGGCTCGGAACATACACCGAGCCCATCACTTTATCCTCGTCTATCACTATCGCATCACTATATTTGTTATCTCATGATTCAACTGCAATTCACCAAACCAATTGGCAAGCAAGCAATAATCGAGTTATCACGGCACAAAATTGCACTTTACGAGTTGCTGGATTAAAATTCACGCCTATCATACCTTCATATAACTCAGGTGTTATGATTGCCACAAATTCTTACGTTGCTTTTGATAACTGTCGAATCGAAAATGTATTCGACTCGATCCAAGGAGTTCCGAGAGGTTTAATCTATACGTCAGATGTTGATTCTAAACTATCGATTGATAAAACTGTATTTCAGCATGATAACATCGGAAACGTTCACTCAATTTATGCGCGTGGAAAACTAACTGTTACGCGTAGTTCTTTTTTCAACCGAGAACAAAGCCGCGATGCGGATTTTGCGATATTTGCTCGCGACAGTTTGTTTATCGAGAATTGCCTATTTGACCACCGTGGTCCAGGATTATCGATTGGTAATAATTTTGTCGTCTCAAACTCGGTGTTTCGTCGATTGGGCTGTTATGCTATCGAACCAGCCTCAGCTCGGATGACATACGGGTTATTCACGAATTGCCAATTTGACTCGTTGATTGCTGACGACTCCTACCAAATAATCTCTCTTAGTGCGAATCAGGCATTGGTAGAATTTCGCGATTGTGAATTTAATGGCACTAATGAAAACACTGGCGGTTTTGCAATGTTTCGATGTGCATCACCGGTGTTCTTCAAGCGCTGTAAAATTCAATCGATTAGCGGTGTATCAGTTCTGATACGAGGTAATAATGTTCATGTAGACTCATGCATCTTTTCGAACAATCTATCACCATTGTTTTCAAAAAATAGCGCAGAGGCAAACGTACTTTCCATTACAAACACAGATTACTACAATAATTCAACATTTGATACAACACCGATGGGTTCTTCCCGGATTGATACGGCGAATGCAATCAATTGTTATTGGGGACATGCAAGTGGCCCTCACCATGTTCTAAATCCTGATGGAGCTGGAATGAATTTGAACAATTATGTCAACCCTTTCCCCTTCCGGACAACGCCAGTCTTTCCGGAAAATGGGATTGGCGAGCCGGGCAATGTAACCTACTCCCTGCCAAATTCGATTGAGTTGTTACCCGCCTATCCGAATCCGTTCAATTCATCCGTAACAATACGTTTCCGGCTACCCCAGCCAGGCGATGCGACTGTCGCCATCTACGATCTCACCGGACGGGAAGTCGCAACCTTGTATCGCGGCAACCTGCCCGTAGCTACGCCGCAAAGAATTCTGTGGCAACCCCAGCAACTCGCTTCCGGCACTTTCTTTGTACAACTGCAAAGCGGTTCCGAGGTTTCCGTAAAACGGATCAACTACCTCAGATAG